One part of the Glycine soja cultivar W05 chromosome 11, ASM419377v2, whole genome shotgun sequence genome encodes these proteins:
- the LOC114377265 gene encoding transcription factor LHW-like, translated as MGFLLKEALRTLCSRNRWSYAIFWKIGCNNSKLLIWEDYYYEPLPSPFPPRDGEGCWFSSESQLIQEEDRVCVLINKMMVNNSVSIAGEGIVGRAAFTGNYQWILLNNFTRDAYPPEVYPELHYQFSAGMQTVAVIPVLPHGVVQLGSFLPIMEDIGFVNDVKNLFLQLGCVPGALLSEDYSAKVSNKKFAGPVTVNPPLITSDCTPSVANGSNQLTNSPLASRPVAQPPYPLRGGINNYQGSLLTPQAHNPNQIFDGICQPKAHSMIKTNVCGQPKKTVVEAEAKVIPANFDSCLQQHSVYNARSEFNELSSFNQSNLSDCCLKYIEQQTSGVGRQSHVNPNMNLSSALNMPLLKTNGGKILQQNQSSSSSSLLGGIPICSGSNLLRTNMINCSVSNPPKVSTSDFSGTHKVGFGLQSNNATTNAGLCSVPNFTNQSVTSHMNLEGSDQKNQAYDAFASADQRQDDDLLQAALKIPSLNLEEHVPMGDQIPGFVQDWLNKDVTSQHMMKMNVKHEEAYAQLPSGDDLFDVLGMDLKRRLLNGSWNKLLATDSDDNTEHLDKKATCMNLQGVGPDNSYSVNEAISESGIFSGTGTDHLLDAVVSKAQSSAKQNYDEMSCRTTLTRISTASIPSPVCKQVMPDHVVPRGLFDFPKTGVKTAAAETSSLRSGCSKDDAGNCSQTTSIYGSKLSSWVENSSNVKRESSVSTGYSKRPDEVCKSNRKRLKPGENPRPRPKDRQMIQDRVKELREIVPNGAKCSIDALLEKTIKHMLFLQSVTKHADKLKQTGESKIVSKEGGLLLKDNFEGGATWAYEVGSQSMVCPIIVEDLNPPRQMLVEMLCEERGFFLEIADLIRGLGLTILKGVMEARNDKIWARFAVEANRDVTRMEIFMSLVRLLDQTVKGGGASSSNAIDNNMMVYQSFPQATQITATGRPSSLQ; from the exons ATGGGGTTTTTGCTCAAAGAGGCTTTGAGGACTCTGTGCTCAAGGAATCGCTGGTCTTATGCCATTTTTTGGAAGATCGGTTGCAATAATTCCAA GCTGTTAATCTGGGAAGATTACTACTATGAACCCTTGCCATCTCCTTTCCCACCACGAGATGGGGAAGGATGCTGGTTTTCTTCGGAGTCTCAGCTTATTCAGGAGGAGGACAGAGTCTGTGTATTGATTAACAAAATGATGGTGAATAATTCTGTCAGTATTGCTGGAGAAGG GATAGTTGGACGGGCGGCATTTACAGGAAACTATCAGTGGATTCTTTTGAACAATTTCACTAGAGATGCTTATCCGCCAGAG GTATATCCTGAGTTGCATTACCAATTTTCAGCTGGAATGCAG ACGGTGGCAGTTATTCCTGTGCTTCCCCATGGGGTTGTTCAACTAGGTTCTTTCTTGCCG ATAATGGAAGATATAGGATTTGTGAATGATGTAAAGAACTTGTTCTTGCAATTGGGATGTGTACCTGGTGCCCTTCTATCTGAAGACTATTCAGCAAaggtttctaataaaaaatttgctGGACCTGTGACTGTTAATCCACCTCTCATTACTTCAGATTGCACTCCCTCGGTAGCTAATGGTTCCAACCAACTTACTAATTCTCCTCTTGCTTCAAGGCCTGTTGCTCAGCCACCTTATCCTCTAAGGGGAGGAATAAATAATTACCAGGGTTCTTTATTGACACCTCAAGCCCATAACCCGAACCAGATATTTGATGGCATTTGCCAACCAAAGGCTCATTCAATGATCAAAACAAATGTCTGTGGCCAACCAAAGAAGACCGTTGTTGAGGCTGAAGCTAAAGTGATACCTGCAAATTTTGATTCATGTCTGCAACAGCATTCTGTTTATAATGCTAGATCTGAATTCAATGAGTTATCTAGTTTCAATCAATCAAATCTGAGTGACTGCTGCCTTAAATATATTGAACAACAAACATCAGGTGTTGGGAGACAGAGTCATGTTAATCCTAACATGAATTTATCAAGTGCCTTAAATATGCCTCTACTAAAAACCAATGGAGGAAAAATTCTGCAACAGAATCAGAGTTCTAGTAGCAGTTCACTACTTGGAGGAATCCCAATATGTAGTGGGAGTAATCTTTTGAGGACAAATATGATTAACTGCTCAGTTTCAAATCCTCCCAAAGTATCCACTTCTGATTTTTCTGGAACACACAAGGTTGGGTTTGGTCTTCAAAGTAACAATGCAACAACTAATGCTGGGCTTTGTTCTGTGCCTAATTTCACTAATCAATCAGTTACCAGTCACATGAATCTAGAAGGCTCTGATCAGAAGAATCAGGCATATGATGCTTTCGCTTCAGCTGATCAAAGGCAAGATGATGATTTGCTTCAGGCTGCTCTTAAGATTCCATCTCTTAATCTTGAGGAGCATGTGCCTATGGGTGATCAAATCCCTGGTTTTGTTCAAGATTGGCTCAATAAAGATGTTACCAGTCAACATATGATGAAAATGAATGTTAAGCATGAAGAAGCCTATGCTCAACTTCCATCTGGTGATGACCTCTTCGATGTTTTAGGTATGGATTTGAAAAGGAGACTACTCAATGGAAGCTGGAATAAGTTGCTTGCCACAGATTCAGATGACAACACAGAACATCTAGATAAAAAGGCAACATGCATGAATTTGCAAGGTGTAGGTCCTGATAATAGTTATTCAGTTAATGAAGCAATATCAGAAAGTGGCATCTTCTCTGGAACAGGCACAGACCACCTTTTAGATGCTGTGGTTTCAAAAGCTCAATCTTCTGCAAAACAGAATTATGATGAAATGTCATGCAGGACAACATTGACAAGGATTAGTACAGCCTCCATTCCTTCTCCTGTCTGCAAGCAAGTTATGCCTGATCATGTTGTCCCAAGGGGATTGTTTGATTTTCCTAAGACCGGAGTTAAAACAGCTGCTGCTGAAACAAGTTCTCTTAGGTCTGGGTGTAGCAAGGATGATGCTGGAAACTGCTCTCAAACTACTTCCATATATGGGTCTAAGCTTAGTTCATGGGTTGAGAATAGTAGTAATGTGAAACGTGAAAGCAGTGTTTCAACTGGATACTCCAAGCGACCAGATGAAGTTTGCAAATCAAATCGTAAAAGACTTAAACCTGGAGAGAACCCTAGGCCTCGGCCTAAAGATCGCCAAATGATTCAAGATCGTGTAAAAGAGTTGCGGGAAATTGTGCCAAATGGAGCAAAA TGTAGCATAGATGCACTTCTGGAAAAGACCATCAAGCATATGCTTTTCCTGCAAAGTGTAACAAAGCATGCTGACAAGCTGAAACAGACAGGGGAGTCTAAG ATAGTTAGTAAAGAAGGTGGATTGCTATTAAAAGATAACTTTGAGGGAGGGGCTACATGGGCATATGAGGTTGGCTCGCAATCAATGGTTTGTCCAATCATTGTTGAAGATCTCAATCCTCCTCGTCAGATGCTAGTAGAG ATGCTTTGTGAGGAACGGGGTTTCTTTCTGGAAATAGCCGACTTAATCAGAGGATTAGGTTTAACAATCTTGAAGGGGGTCATGGAAGCTCGCAATGACAAGATCTGGGCACGCTTTGCTGTTGAG GCAAACAGGGATGTAACGAGGATGGAAATATTTATGTCACTGGTTCGTCTTTTGGATCAAACAGTGAAGGGCGGTGGTGCATCTTCATCGAATGCAATTGATAACAACATGATGGTGTATCAATCTTTCCCACAAGCTACCCAGATAACAGCAACTGGTAGGCCCAGTAGTTTGCAATGA